The following is a genomic window from Xenopus laevis strain J_2021 chromosome 2L, Xenopus_laevis_v10.1, whole genome shotgun sequence.
GGTTcatatgtagtagtagtagtatcagCCCCACTGGATTCCTCAGTGGTTTCTGTCAGTGGTGTAGTGAAAGTATCAAGTGTAGTTTTCTTAAGGGTGACTGGCTCAGGAGATGAAGTTTTGGACGTGGACAGGATAGGGAGCTCTGTTGTAGCCTCAGTGGTTGTGGTGCCAGGCACATATAAGGTTGATGTTTTTAGTGTAATGTCGAAAGTAGAAAACTTTGGAGTGCTTGGTTcatatgtagtagtagtagtatctgCCCCACTGGATTCCTCAGTGGTTTCTGTCAGTGGTGTAGTGAAAGTGTCAAGTGTAGTTTCCTTAAGGGTGACGGGCTCAGGAGATGAAGTTTTGGACATGGACAGGATAGGGAGCTCTGTTGTGACCTCACTGGTTGTGGTGTCAGTTACATATAAGGTTGATGTTTTTAGTGTGGTTGAATGAATTTCTGTAATAGCGACAGTAGAAAACGTTGGTGTGCTTGGTTCATATGTAGTAGTAGTATCAGCCCCACTGGATTCCTCAGTGGTTTCTGTCAGTGGTGTAGTGAAAGTGTCAGGTGTAGTTTCCTTAAGGGTGACTGGCTCAGGAGATGATGTTTTGGACGTGGACGGGATAGGGAGCTCTGTTGTGGCCTCAGGGGTTGTGGTGCCAGGCACATATAAGGTTGATGTTTTTAGTGTAATGTCGAGAGTAGAAAACTTTGGAGTGTTTGGTTCATATGTAGTAGTAGTATCTGCCCCACTGGATTCCTCAGTGGTTTCCGACAGTGGTGTAGTGAAAGTGTCAAGTGTAGTTTCCTTAAGGGTGATGGGCTCAGGAGATGAAGTTTTGGACGTGGACAGGATAGGGAGCTCTGTTGTGACCTCACTGGTTGTGGTGTCAGGCACATATAAGGTTGATGTTTTTAGTGTAATGTCGAGAGTAGAAAACTTTGGAGTGCTTGGTTCATATGTAGTAGTAGTATCTGCCCCACTGGATTCCTCAGTGGTTTCTGTCAGTGGTGTAGTGAATGTGTCAACTGTAATTTCCTCAAGGGTGGTGAGCTCAGGGGATGAAGCTTTGGTTGTGGGCAGGGTAGGGAGCTCTGTTGTGACCTCACTGGTTGTGGTGTCAGGTACATATAAGGTTGATGTTTTTAGTCTGGTTGAATGAATTTCTGTAATAGCGACAGTAGAAAACATTGGAGTGCTTTGCTCATATGTAGTAGTAGTATCTGCCCCACTGGATTCCTCAGTGGTTTCTGTCAGTGGTGTAGTGAATGTGTCAACTGTAATTTCCTCAAGGGTGGTGAGCTCGGGGGATGAAGCTTTGGTTGTGGGCAGGGTAGGGAGCTCTGTTGTGACCTCACTGGTTGTGGTGTCAGGTACATATAAGGTTGATGTTTTTAGTGTGGTTGAATGAATTTCTGTAATAGCGACAGTAGAAAACATTGGAGTGCTTTGCTCATATGTAGTAGTAGTATCTGCCCCACTGGATTCCTCAGTGGTTTCTGTCAGTGGTGTAGTGAATGTGTCAACTGTAATTTCCTCAAGGGTGGTGAGCTCGGGGGATGAAGCTTTGGTTGTGGGCAGGGTAGGGAGCTCTGTTGTGACCTCACTGGTTGTGGTGTCAGGTACATATAAGGTTGATGTTTTTAGTGTGGTTGAATGAATTTCTGTAATAGCGACAGTAGAAAACATTGGAGTGCTTTGCTCATATGTAGTAGTAGTATCTGCCCCACTGGATTCCTCAGTGGTTTCTGTCAGTGGTGTAGTGAATGTGTCAACTGTAATTTCCTCAAGGGTGGTGAGCTCAGGGGATGAAGCTTTGGTTGTGGTTAGGGTAGGGAGCTCTGTTGTGACCTCACTGGTTGTGGTGTCAGGCACATATAGGGTTGTTGTTTTTAGTGTAGTTGAATGAATTCCTGTGATGTCAAGAGTAGAAAACGTTGGCGTTTTTGGCTcatatgtagtagtagtagtatctgACCCACTGGATTCCTCAGTTGTTTCAGTCAGTGGTGTAGTGAAAGTGTCAAGTGTAATTCCCTCAAGGGTGGTGGGCTCAGGGGATGAATTTTTGGTTGTGGGCAGGATAGGGAGCTCTGTTGTGACCTCTGTGGTTGTTGTGTCAGGTACATATAAGGTTGTTGTTTTTAGTGTGGttgaatatatttctgtaatGTCAGGAGTAAATACCTCTGGAGTTATGGGCTCATATTTAGTAGTTATCAACTCAGGTGCTGCTGTGGTGGAGATTGACTTTGCTGTCAATATGGAGGTGGGTTCTTCAGTGGTTTTGATCAGTGGGGTAGTGAAGGTGTCAAGTGTAGTTTCCTCCAGGGTGATGAGGTTAAGTGATGACGTTTGGGTTGTAGGTAGGATAGGGAGCTTTGTTGCAACCTCAGTGGTTGTAGTGTCAGGCACATATAAGGTTGTCATTTTTAGTGTGTTTGACTGAATTTCTGTAATGCCAAGAGTAGACAACTCAGGCGTTGTTGCTGCATATGGTGTAGATTTGGACTCAGGTGCTGATGTGATGGAGATTGACTCTGCTGTCAATATTGAGGTGGTTTCTTCAGTGGTTTTTATCAGGGGTGTAGCGGAAGTGTCAAGGGTAATTTCCTCAAAGGTGATGGGCTCAGGGGATGAATTTTTGGTTGTGGGCAGGATAGGGAGCTCTGCTGTGACCTCAGTGGTTGTTGTGTCAGGTACATATAAGGTTGTTGTTTTTAGTGTGGTTGAATATATTTCTGAAATGTCAGGAGTAAAAACCTCTGGAGTTATGGGCTCATATTTAGAAGTTATCAACTCAGGTGCTGCTGTGGTGGAGATTGACTTTGCTGTCAATATGGAGGTGGGCTCTTCAGTGGTTTTGATAAGTGGGGTAGTGTAGGTGTCAAGTGTAGTTTCCTCCAGGGTGATGAGGTCAAGTGATGACATTTGGGTTGTAGGTAGGATAGGGAGCTTTGTTGCAACCTCAGTGGTTGTAGTGTCAGGCACATATAAGGTCATCGTTTTTAGTGTGTTTGACTGAATTTCTGTAATGCCAAGAGTAGACAACTCAGGCGTTGTTGCTGCATATGGTGTAGATTTGGACTCAGGTGCTGATGTAATGGAGATTGACTCTGCTGTCAATATTGAGGTGGTTTCTTCAGTGGTTTTTATCAGGGGTGTAGCGGAAGTGTCAAGGGTAATTTCCTCAAAGGTGATGGGCTCAGGGGATGAAGTTTTGGTTGTGGGCAGGATAGGGAGATCTGTTGTCGTCTCAGTAGTTGTGGTGTCAGGTACATATAAAGTAGTTATTTTTATTGTGGTTGAATGAATTTCTGTAATGTCAAGGGTAGACAACTCAGGTGTTGTTGGCTTATATGGAGTAATTTTGGACTCAGATGTGACTGTGGTAGGGATTAGCTCTGTCGTTAATGTAGATGTGGATGTCTCAGTTGTTACAATCAGTGGTGTAATGGAAGTGTCAGGTGTAGTTTCTTCAAGTGTGATGGGCTTAGGGGTTGAAGTTTGGGATGTGAACAGGGTATGTTCTGTTGTGGCCTCAGTGGTTGTTGTAGTTATTGATGTTATTGGTTCAGAAGTAATAGCTATAGTTGTTGGAACAGAAGTAGTAGTTGTTGGCACAGAGGTGGTTGTTGTATCAATGGTGGTAGTTGTAGGTACTGAAGTAGTAGTTCTGGTTGTAGGAATAGAAGTGGTGGTTGTTGGAACAGAAGTAGTAGTTGTTGGCACGGAGGTGGTTGTTGTATCAATGGTGGTAGTTGTAGGTATTGAAGTAGTAGTTCTGGTTGTAGGAATAGAAGTGGTGGTTGTTGGAACAGAAGTAGTAGTTGTTGGCATAGAGGTGGTTGTTGTAACAGTGGTGGTAGTTGTAGGTAATGATGTAGTAGTTCTGGTTGTAGGGATAGACGTGGTGGTTGTAGTTGAAGTAGATGTAACTGGTATTTGTTCTAGAAAAGAGATTAAAAAAGCATATTACATAACAAAGCACATACACATTAACAAAGCATGATGTAATTATCACTAGTATTGCTTTTTGTTCCTGttgtgtttttgggaaaaaatttttataGAAGGGGAATTAGGAATAAAAGCAAACTATCCCACTTTGCCATACTAAAAATACAGCAgtggtaaaaatgtgtttttctgtgtcagaaaatattaatatgtttttCTTGGGAAACCTGGCCCATAATAGTGGGCAAGATGTAAAATATGTGCTGAAGTATGAGTATACTTACAGCACACAAACAAATGCAACTATACTGATTCCACAGTTTGGACTTTCCTCTACTCCCAGCTGCATTCCTTTTGGGTACCTGCACTCAGTATGAGAGCTTTGTGAAACCGGTTCTAAGAACCTGTGGTCAATGCAGAGGACCCGTGATTACCAGTTACTGGTGAATGCCGCAGTTGTCATAAACTATAACTGCATgctgcacaaaatacattttaaatgtccTGGGGCCCGTGAAAAAGGACTTCTACAGTGTACCCCCAGGTTGGTTCAATTTTCAGAGAATgggagcaccagccctgggtgtcaggtaagtgatTCTAATCATATGGGTGTGTCTAACATTTTACCTGCCTCAAGTGATAATGCCTTTTCATCTCCATAAAATGTCTGCCTTGTTCCCCATGAGTTGAGCTTGCTATACCTACTTCATAAAGGAGTAGTTCTGGTGAAGTGTTACGTATATAAACTGTAGGTGTGTATTGCCTTTCATTTATTTTGGTATGGCATTTGGTATATTATGTGACACATCAAGATAGAATGATACATAAGATGACAAGGCCTGTTTTATAGTATACATTGAAAGACAATTATCATAGAAATGAACATTATCAGGCTAATATgataaaatgtctaaaatttgCCCACATCTAGTACCCAATAACAaccacatttttgttttcaagcaggtgaccagtaaatgccatCTCCGGATTGATGGCTATGGGTTGATAGATAAGTAGCAGACTTAAGACTATTTATTGCATTACCCTGTTTAAAGTGCCAATATGGTTTACGaaaatatattttcctggatATTAAAAACATGGTTTCACTGCAATTTGGACATGTTTACCTGTACAGTACACATCTGTCCTTGTGGTTCCTGAAAATTTGTAGACATAGAATCCTCCAGGACAGGCTTTCACAGGGATTTGTGTTCCAGTTGAGCAACCTGTTTGATAATTAATCAGAAGGGGCATCATAACGACTGCACTTGTATTAGTTGGATGGCTGCCACCTAGAGTAAATGGCTCAACGGAGCCACATTTCAAAGGGCCAACACAACCCTCCTTCATCTTGAAATTATTTGTGTACCGAAACCAGCCAAAGTTGTAACGGTCAGTAGAGAATCTTCCAGTGGAGTTAATGGTGAACAGTCTACTTGCTCCATCTAACCACTCATAGTTTGTACAGGGATCATCACAAACaggcccttcattttttttcatacagtCTTTATCTTGATCACAAGGGGTATTCGGACATTGGATGGTTCTGCTGGTACTACAGAGATAGATGCCATTCTTATTACTACATGCTGATGGGGTCGGGCACTTATTTAGTGTGCTGGATGAACATTCATTTACATCTGAACATGTCGTTAGTGCACTGTTCCATGAATAGCCTTGTGGACAGCAGTTTATAGTGTTACAGAATACAATTGGCGTACAGGAAAAACCATCTCCGACGTAGCCTTGCTTACAGC
Proteins encoded in this region:
- the dan4l.L gene encoding mucin-2-like isoform X2 encodes the protein MESITVLLGAVLLTLCFTGCHSQSQNAKTCNDCNGTVSSVCTQQTDYVKCSCKQGYVGDGFSCTPIVFCNTINCCPQGYSWNSALTTCSDVNECSSSTLNKCPTPSACSNKNGIYLCSTSRTIQCPNTPCDQDKDCMKKNEGPVCDDPCTNYEWLDGASRLFTINSTGRFSTDRYNFGWFRYTNNFKMKEGCVGPLKCGSVEPFTLGGSHPTNTSAVVMMPLLINYQTGCSTGTQIPVKACPGGFYVYKFSGTTRTDVYCTEQIPVTSTSTTTTTSIPTTRTTTSLPTTTTTVTTTTSMPTTTTSVPTTTTSIPTTRTTTSIPTTTTIDTTTTSVPTTTTSVPTTTTSIPTTRTTTSVPTTTTIDTTTTSVPTTTTSVPTTIAITSEPITSITTTTTEATTEHTLFTSQTSTPKPITLEETTPDTSITPLIVTTETSTSTLTTELIPTTVTSESKITPYKPTTPELSTLDITEIHSTTIKITTLYVPDTTTTETTTDLPILPTTKTSSPEPITFEEITLDTSATPLIKTTEETTSILTAESISITSAPESKSTPYAATTPELSTLGITEIQSNTLKTMTLYVPDTTTTEVATKLPILPTTQMSSLDLITLEETTLDTYTTPLIKTTEEPTSILTAKSISTTAAPELITSKYEPITPEVFTPDISEIYSTTLKTTTLYVPDTTTTEVTAELPILPTTKNSSPEPITFEEITLDTSATPLIKTTEETTSILTAESISITSAPESKSTPYAATTPELSTLGITEIQSNTLKMTTLYVPDTTTTEVATKLPILPTTQTSSLNLITLEETTLDTFTTPLIKTTEEPTSILTAKSISTTAAPELITTKYEPITPEVFTPDITEIYSTTLKTTTLYVPDTTTTEVTTELPILPTTKNSSPEPTTLEGITLDTFTTPLTETTEESSGSDTTTTTYEPKTPTFSTLDITGIHSTTLKTTTLYVPDTTTSEVTTELPTLTTTKASSPELTTLEEITVDTFTTPLTETTEESSGADTTTTYEQSTPMFSTVAITEIHSTTLKTSTLYVPDTTTSEVTTELPTLPTTKASSPELTTLEEITVDTFTTPLTETTEESSGADTTTTYEQSTPMFSTVAITEIHSTTLKTSTLYVPDTTTSEVTTELPTLPTTKASSPELTTLEEITVDTFTTPLTETTEESSGADTTTTTYEPSTPKFSTLDITLKTSTLYVPDTTTSEVTTELPILSTSKTSSPEPITLKETTLDTFTTPLSETTEESSGADTTTTYEPNTPKFSTLDITLKTSTLYVPGTTTPEATTELPIPSTSKTSSPEPVTLKETTPDTFTTPLTETTEESSGADTTTTYEPSTPTFSTVAITEIHSTTLKTSTLYVTDTTTSEVTTELPILSMSKTSSPEPVTLKETTLDTFTTPLTETTEESSGADTTTTTYEPSTPKFSTFDITLKTSTLYVPGTTTTEATTELPILSTSKTSSPEPVTLKKTTLDTFTTPLTETTEESSGADTTTTTYEPSTPKFSTIAITEIHSTTLKTSTLYVPDTTTSEVTTELPILSTSNTLSPEPVTLKETTLDTFTTQLTETTEESSGADTTTTTYEPSTPKFSTVAITEIHSTTLKTSTLYVPDTTTSEVTTELPILSTSKTLSPEPVTLKETTLDTFTTPLTETTEESSGADTTTTYKPSTPKFSTLDITLKTSTLYVPDTTTTEVTTELPILSTSKTSSPEPVTLKQTTFDTFTSPLTETTEESSGADTTTTYEPSTPKFSTVAITEIHSTTLKTTSLYVPDTTTSEATTTTIFELQTSPEQTTITSPSLEPAPHTTMPETFTTKQTTDVKQMKLKISIFKDMELTNLLYSRENLSNETLYVVLEIQNTDGQEHVLLVNSFSDSNNNISATDFLENMAAKGHVPSSIEKSSKKELQGQGFSCEAYKFIATDKSNSTCQSNDLFS
- the dan4l.L gene encoding mucin-2-like isoform X1, which gives rise to MESITVLLGAVLLTLCFTGCHSQSQNAKTCNDCNGTVSSVCTQQTDYVKCSCKQGYVGDGFSCTPIVFCNTINCCPQGYSWNSALTTCSDVNECSSSTLNKCPTPSACSNKNGIYLCSTSRTIQCPNTPCDQDKDCMKKNEGPVCDDPCTNYEWLDGASRLFTINSTGRFSTDRYNFGWFRYTNNFKMKEGCVGPLKCGSVEPFTLGGSHPTNTSAVVMMPLLINYQTGCSTGTQIPVKACPGGFYVYKFSGTTRTDVYCTEQIPVTSTSTTTTTSIPTTRTTTSLPTTTTTVTTTTSMPTTTTSVPTTTTSIPTTRTTTSIPTTTTIDTTTTSVPTTTTSVPTTTTSIPTTRTTTSVPTTTTIDTTTTSVPTTTTSVPTTIAITSEPITSITTTTTEATTEHTLFTSQTSTPKPITLEETTPDTSITPLIVTTETSTSTLTTELIPTTVTSESKITPYKPTTPELSTLDITEIHSTTIKITTLYVPDTTTTETTTDLPILPTTKTSSPEPITFEEITLDTSATPLIKTTEETTSILTAESISITSAPESKSTPYAATTPELSTLGITEIQSNTLKTMTLYVPDTTTTEVATKLPILPTTQMSSLDLITLEETTLDTYTTPLIKTTEEPTSILTAKSISTTAAPELITSKYEPITPEVFTPDISEIYSTTLKTTTLYVPDTTTTEVTAELPILPTTKNSSPEPITFEEITLDTSATPLIKTTEETTSILTAESISITSAPESKSTPYAATTPELSTLGITEIQSNTLKMTTLYVPDTTTTEVATKLPILPTTQTSSLNLITLEETTLDTFTTPLIKTTEEPTSILTAKSISTTAAPELITTKYEPITPEVFTPDITEIYSTTLKTTTLYVPDTTTTEVTTELPILPTTKNSSPEPTTLEGITLDTFTTPLTETTEESSGSDTTTTTYEPKTPTFSTLDITGIHSTTLKTTTLYVPDTTTSEVTTELPTLTTTKASSPELTTLEEITVDTFTTPLTETTEESSGADTTTTYEQSTPMFSTVAITEIHSTTLKTSTLYVPDTTTSEVTTELPTLPTTKASSPELTTLEEITVDTFTTPLTETTEESSGADTTTTYEQSTPMFSTVAITEIHSTTLKTSTLYVPDTTTSEVTTELPTLPTTKASSPELTTLEEITVDTFTTPLTETTEESSGADTTTTYEQSTPMFSTVAITEIHSTRLKTSTLYVPDTTTSEVTTELPTLPTTKASSPELTTLEEITVDTFTTPLTETTEESSGADTTTTYEPSTPKFSTLDITLKTSTLYVPDTTTSEVTTELPILSTSKTSSPEPITLKETTLDTFTTPLSETTEESSGADTTTTYEPNTPKFSTLDITLKTSTLYVPGTTTPEATTELPIPSTSKTSSPEPVTLKETTPDTFTTPLTETTEESSGADTTTTYEPSTPTFSTVAITEIHSTTLKTSTLYVTDTTTSEVTTELPILSMSKTSSPEPVTLKETTLDTFTTPLTETTEESSGADTTTTTYEPSTPKFSTFDITLKTSTLYVPGTTTTEATTELPILSTSKTSSPEPVTLKKTTLDTFTTPLTETTEESSGADTTTTTYEPSTPKFSTIAITEIHSTTLKTSTLYVPDTTTSEVTTELPILSTSNTLSPEPVTLKETTLDTFTTQLTETTEESSGADTTTTTYEPSTPKFSTVAITEIHSTTLKTSTLYVPDTTTSEVTTELPILSTSKTLSPEPVTLKETTLDTFTTPLTETTEESSGADTTTTYKPSTPKFSTLDITLKTSTLYVPDTTTTEVTTELPILSTSKTSSPEPVTLKQTTFDTFTSPLTETTEESSGADTTTTYEPSTPKFSTVAITEIHSTTLKTTSLYVPDTTTSEATTTTIFELQTSPEQTTITSPSLEPAPHTTMPETFTTKQTTDVKQMKLKISIFKDMELTNLLYSRENLSNETLYVVLEIQNTDGQEHVLLVNSFSDSNNNISATDFLENMAAKGHVPSSIEKSSKKELQGQGFSCEAYKFIATDKSNSTCQSNDLFS
- the dan4l.L gene encoding mucin-2-like isoform X3; protein product: MESITVLLGAVLLTLCFTGCHSQSQNAKTCNDCNGTVSSVCTQQTDYVKCSCKQGYVGDGFSCTPIVFCNTINCCPQGYSWNSALTTCSDVNECSSSTLNKCPTPSACSNKNGIYLCSTSRTIQCPNTPCDQDKDCMKKNEGPVCDDPCTNYEWLDGASRLFTINSTGRFSTDRYNFGWFRYTNNFKMKEGCVGPLKCGSVEPFTLGGSHPTNTSAVVMMPLLINYQTGCSTGTQIPVKACPGGFYVYKFSGTTRTDVYCTEQIPVTSTSTTTTTSIPTTRTTTSLPTTTTTVTTTTSMPTTTTSVPTTTTSIPTTRTTTSIPTTTTIDTTTTSVPTTTTSVPTTTTSIPTTRTTTSVPTTTTIDTTTTSVPTTTTSVPTTIAITSEPITSITTTTTEATTEHTLFTSQTSTPKPITLEETTPDTSITPLIVTTETSTSTLTTELIPTTVTSESKITPYKPTTPELSTLDITEIHSTTIKITTLYVPDTTTTETTTDLPILPTTKTSSPEPITFEEITLDTSATPLIKTTEETTSILTAESISITSAPESKSTPYAATTPELSTLGITEIQSNTLKTMTLYVPDTTTTEVATKLPILPTTQMSSLDLITLEETTLDTYTTPLIKTTEEPTSILTAKSISTTAAPELITSKYEPITPEVFTPDISEIYSTTLKTTTLYVPDTTTTEVTAELPILPTTKNSSPEPITFEEITLDTSATPLIKTTEETTSILTAESISITSAPESKSTPYAATTPELSTLGITEIQSNTLKMTTLYVPDTTTTEVATKLPILPTTQTSSLNLITLEETTLDTFTTPLIKTTEEPTSILTAKSISTTAAPELITTKYEPITPEVFTPDITEIYSTTLKTTTLYVPDTTTTEVTTELPILPTTKNSSPEPTTLEGITLDTFTTPLTETTEESSGSDTTTTTYEPKTPTFSTLDITGIHSTTLKTTTLYVPDTTTSEVTTELPTLTTTKASSPELTTLEEITVDTFTTPLTETTEESSGADTTTTYEQSTPMFSTVAITEIHSTTLKTSTLYVPDTTTSEVTTELPTLPTTKASSPELTTLEEITVDTFTTPLTETTEESSGADTTTTYEQSTPMFSTVAITEIHSTTLKTSTLYVPDTTTSEVTTELPTLPTTKASSPELTTLEEITVDTFTTPLTETTEESSGADTTTTYEQSTPMFSTVAITEIHSTRLKTSTLYVPDTTTSEVTTELPTLPTTKASSPELTTLEEITVDTFTTPLTETTEESSGADTTTTYEPSTPKFSTLDITLKTSTLYVPDTTTSEVTTELPILSTSKTSSPEPITLKETTLDTFTTPLSETTEESSGADTTTTYEPNTPKFSTLDITLKTSTLYVPGTTTPEATTELPIPSTSKTSSPEPVTLKETTPDTFTTPLTETTEESSGADTTTTYEPSTPTFSTVAITEIHSTTLKTSTLYVTDTTTSEVTTELPILSMSKTSSPEPVTLKETTLDTFTTPLTETTEESSGADTTTTTYEPSTPKFSTFDITLKTSTLYVPGTTTTEATTELPILSTSKTSSPEPVTLKKTTLDTFTTPLTETTEESSGADTTTTTYEPSTPKFSTIAITEIHSTTLKTSTLYVPDTTTSEVTTELPILSTSKTSSPEPVTLKQTTFDTFTSPLTETTEESSGADTTTTYEPSTPKFSTVAITEIHSTTLKTTSLYVPDTTTSEATTTTIFELQTSPEQTTITSPSLEPAPHTTMPETFTTKQTTDVKQMKLKISIFKDMELTNLLYSRENLSNETLYVVLEIQNTDGQEHVLLVNSFSDSNNNISATDFLENMAAKGHVPSSIEKSSKKELQGQGFSCEAYKFIATDKSNSTCQSNDLFS
- the dan4l.L gene encoding mucin-2-like isoform X4 codes for the protein MESITVLLGAVLLTLCFTGCHSQSQNAKTCNDCNGTVSSVCTQQTDYVKCSCKQGYVGDGFSCTPIVFCNTINCCPQGYSWNSALTTCSDVNECSSSTLNKCPTPSACSNKNGIYLCSTSRTIQCPNTPCDQDKDCMKKNEGPVCDDPCTNYEWLDGASRLFTINSTGRFSTDRYNFGWFRYTNNFKMKEGCVGPLKCGSVEPFTLGGSHPTNTSAVVMMPLLINYQTGCSTGTQIPVKACPGGFYVYKFSGTTRTDVYCTEQIPVTSTSTTTTTSIPTTRTTTSLPTTTTTVTTTTSMPTTTTSVPTTTTSIPTTRTTTSIPTTTTIDTTTTSVPTTTTSVPTTTTSIPTTRTTTSVPTTTTIDTTTTSVPTTTTSVPTTIAITSEPITSITTTTTEATTEHTLFTSQTSTPKPITLEETTPDTSITPLIVTTETSTSTLTTELIPTTVTSESKITPYKPTTPELSTLDITEIHSTTIKITTLYVPDTTTTETTTDLPILPTTKTSSPEPITFEEITLDTSATPLIKTTEETTSILTAESISITSAPESKSTPYAATTPELSTLGITEIQSNTLKTMTLYVPDTTTTEVATKLPILPTTQMSSLDLITLEETTLDTYTTPLIKTTEEPTSILTAKSISTTAAPELITSKYEPITPEVFTPDISEIYSTTLKTTTLYVPDTTTTEVTAELPILPTTKNSSPEPITFEEITLDTSATPLIKTTEETTSILTAESISITSAPESKSTPYAATTPELSTLGITEIQSNTLKMTTLYVPDTTTTEVATKLPILPTTQTSSLNLITLEETTLDTFTTPLIKTTEEPTSILTAKSISTTAAPELITTKYEPITPEVFTPDITEIYSTTLKTTTLYVPDTTTTEVTTELPILPTTKNSSPEPTTLEGITLDTFTTPLTETTEESSGSDTTTTTYEPKTPTFSTLDITGIHSTTLKTTTLYVPDTTTSEVTTELPTLTTTKASSPELTTLEEITVDTFTTPLTETTEESSGADTTTTYEQSTPMFSTVAITEIHSTTLKTSTLYVPDTTTSEVTTELPTLPTTKASSPELTTLEEITVDTFTTPLTETTEESSGADTTTTYEQSTPMFSTVAITEIHSTTLKTSTLYVPDTTTSEVTTELPTLPTTKASSPELTTLEEITVDTFTTPLTETTEESSGADTTTTYEQSTPMFSTVAITEIHSTRLKTSTLYVPDTTTSEVTTELPTLPTTKASSPELTTLEEITVDTFTTPLTETTEESSGADTTTTYEPSTPKFSTLDITLKTSTLYVPDTTTSEVTTELPILSTSKTSSPEPITLKETTLDTFTTPLSETTEESSGADTTTTYEPNTPKFSTLDITLKTSTLYVPGTTTPEATTELPIPSTSKTSSPEPVTLKETTPDTFTTPLTETTEESSGADTTTTYEPSTPTFSTVAITEIHSTTLKTSTLYVTDTTTSEVTTELPILSTSKTSSPEPVTLKQTTFDTFTSPLTETTEESSGADTTTTYEPSTPKFSTVAITEIHSTTLKTTSLYVPDTTTSEATTTTIFELQTSPEQTTITSPSLEPAPHTTMPETFTTKQTTDVKQMKLKISIFKDMELTNLLYSRENLSNETLYVVLEIQNTDGQEHVLLVNSFSDSNNNISATDFLENMAAKGHVPSSIEKSSKKELQGQGFSCEAYKFIATDKSNSTCQSNDLFS